A window of Zestosphaera sp. genomic DNA:
AAAGCCTCTCAGGTCTCTTAGAAGACTTAGTAGTCTTTTTTAAGACGTTAGTAGATTCTGGAATTCCCCCTAACCTACTACCGCAAATCCCGCACACAGCTACGTGAGACTTAGACCTCCTATAATGAACTACAGTTCTACCGCCTGGCGTGCGTCTCCAGACCCTCCTGAGAGACCTAGACCTCACTGAAGCGCCCGACATACGCCTCAACCATAAATACGTTATTGCGTTTTGGTTAAAAAGTTTTGTAGGTATGACAGGAGCTCCACCCTTCTAAGAACTGGGTTGACTCCTGAGCAGGTCTATGCCTGCAATCCTATTATGGAGTGTTTGGTAGCCTACGAGAGTAGCTAAAAACACGAATAGTTCGTTTAAAGAACCTCCAGGATTCGAGACTATAGGCAAGTTAAGAGGTGACGGTATTGGCTTACCCCCACCATACGTTACCACGAAGAACACGTACATGTATTCCGAAATAAGCATTGAGATGAAAACACCTCCCCATAAAGCGAGTAAGTTGACTATAAAGAAGTTGCTGAGTTTCTTTCTAAGTCTTGAAGCTCTCTCTTCTAGAATCTTAGCCTTCTTCTCCTGAGGGTTTAGCGTTCTGTATTCTTTCTCGATGTTCCTCAACTCCCTAGCTATGTCAATTATCTTGAACCTACTTAACCCTAACCACCCGACTAAGTAAGACCAAGGAAGCATTGCAACCAAAACACTCATCACGTATAGCAACGTAATCATTCTCACAACCCCTTAACTAGCTCAGCTAAGGACCTGCCCGCCTCATCAGCTCTGCCTTCTTCATTCCTCACAATATTCACAGACGCTCCTACTAACGTGGCGCTAGCCACGGAAAACATTCTTATGAAACTCATGACCTCCTTAACTAACTCCACATCACTATAGTCTTTCCTGTACCTGCTTGAGTCTTTACTCTGCCTCTGTATTATTGATTGAGGGTCCGCCTCAACCACGACTATAGTGTCTGGTCTCAACTCTTTAATAACGTATTCTGGTAGACCAGGCCAAAAACCAGTAGCTGTCTTAATGACAGCATGGGTGTCTACAAAAACCACAACATCCCTCTCTGAATACTTGAGAGGTAGAGAGTCTATATATTCCCTCATCTCCTTAGCTACTAGAGACTGAACTCTCCTCTGCTCACTTAAGGGGAGACTCCGTATTTCGTCTCTGCTCCTACATATACCTTTCTCAACCACGTACTTTAGCATGAAGTCTCCGTAATTTAGTGTCTCAACCGCGTACCCTTCATCTTCAAGAACCCTCCTAGCATGCGAGAGCACAGTAGATTTGCCAACTCCTGCTACCCCAACTACGACAACTACTCTTAACTTACCCGCCACTCTACTCACCCAGCAATCTCTTAAGTAGTGGGTACGCCTCAAGAGCTCTCTCGTAAGTTATCTGAGCATAGAATTGCTGCAGTATGCCTACAGCTAGCAGAATCCCCATGCCAGAACTGTAAACTCCGAAAATGTCGGCAACCAGAGTTATTAAAGCAACTATTATTGAGCTGAGGATAGCCAGAGGATATATGTATTTCGATAAGACGACCTCAAAAGCTTTAGGATTGCTTCTGTGCCCAGGTATCAATAAGCCGGACTTAGCCAGATTTTCTGCCTGAGCAGAAGGATTAAGACCAGCTACCTCTACCCACATAAGACCAAATAGCACTGCCAGAGTCACGAGTAGAACCGCGTATATGCTGACTCTAACAGGATCAACTATTATCTCAAGCATCGTAGACGGTGGATTAAGATAATGCACTGCGGTACTGAAGGCATCTACTAACCACGGAATTCCGGCAAGATAAGATGAAGCAAGTCTATAGAAGAGTATCATGTCTGAGAAGAGAATACCGACTAGCAGTATAGGTATGTTACTCACGTAAAGGAACTGTAGTGGCATCCCAGACTTAACGCCGGGCATCCTGTGTGAGGTTATCGGAATATTAACTTTCATGTCTTGCAGATACACTATAACAATAACCAACACGAAAAACGCTATGAGTCCCAATAAAGACGGCGCTGTAAGGTTGCCGGAACTAGTCACTATTATACCGAATACCAACCTGTTTATGTCTAGAGCTCCTCCCTGAAGAACACTTATCATATAGGGTATTATGCCGTAATACTGATTAGTTCCTGAGATAATGACAGGCGCAAATATAGACCACAATATAGTTCTAGCGATCCCTGCTAGAATAAACAAGCTAACACCAGAGCCTATGCCATACCCCTTCTGCATAGCTTCGTCAAGAACCATCAATATTAAGGCGCCAGCCAAGAACTGAAGAAAGAGAGCTGCAGTCAAGAACATGTTCAGTCTGTAGTAGAGAGCAAATCCAAGACCCTCTACAATAGCTATTAAGAGTGCCAAGCCCTTCTGGCTCTGAGTAAACAGCTTCCTATCCTCAGGGTCTGTTAAGTCTAAGTCAATGAGTTTAGCACCGACAAGTATCTGTATAATCAAACCAGCCGTCACTAAAGGACCTATACCTAACTGTGTTAGAGAACCGCTTTGCGACGCAAATATGACGTTTATTAAAGTCGGTAGCTGTATACCCTGGAGATGCGGGTACGCAGACAGTGGGAATGCGTAAGTTGAAGACATTATGTAGAAAGCTAGCAGAACCAAAAAAGTATATAAGAGTCTCCTACCTAGCTCAGGCTTCCTAGCAGGCTTGGGAGTTGAAGGCACGTACTCACCAATCCTAGCTAACCAAGACAGCGCGCCCACTATCTACCCCTAATGAGTAAAAACCAGAAAGTTATAAAGCTTAAATGATCTGTGAACGGAAGTCTCTTAAGCACTTTAGATGATCTAATAAGAAAACTAAAAGGTTAGAGAGCTGTTTCTTTTTCGCATGTTTTTCTAGTGCTTGCAAAACTTATGAATGCCGTGATCTAGGGTTTCCGAGACCTGCGGCAGACTATGGAGACTCGGGAAAACCGTGATGACACGCCCTAGAAAGAACTACGAAAACCTAGAACGGGAAACAGTAACTAAGTGAGGGTAGTGATATCAGAAGCGACGATAGGCAATAAAAACTGTCTCTGGCGTAGTCACGTTACTTTGATGGCGTAGCAACTATTACATCTCCACCGGCTTTTTTAACCTTCTCTATAGCCGCTTTAGTAGCTCTTGGAGCTGTTATCTTCATTGGCCTTGTTAGGTTTCCTTCACCGAGAAGTTTGTTATAGCCTAGCTCTTCTAAGTTAACGACTACTAAGTTGTTTTCTAGTTTGAGCATGCCTCCTCGAATCAATTCCTCTACTTTTTCAGAGAGTTCCCTGAGATTAATGGCTCTTATCTCTTCTTTCTCTATAGTCGGGTTAGGATTCTTGAATCCGTGCTTGCCAAACCAGTCGGGATGATATTTGACGACCCACGTCCACTTATGCTTGTGTAAGCCTGCAGCACCCCTACCTCCTCTGCTACCAGCCTTCCTGTGTTGCCCTACTCTGCCATAGCCGTGTGTTCTGCTACCCCTCATCTTTCTACTCTTCTTTTCTTTCCTCACCACCACTTAATATCACCTAATTACATCATTCTCAGCAGAAGTTTATTTATTTCAGAGCCTCTATACCCTAACTCCCCGTCACTACCTAACGGCTTCCTAGTGCTCTTCTTGAAGCCTCCCTTAGGGGGGTGAAGCCTGAATACGGGCTTTATGAAGTCGTCAAGTTTATGTAGCTGTAGCTTACCCTCAATTAAAGCTTTCACGAAATTGTCTATGTTCATACTAAATTTCTCTTTAATGAATTCTTCCGTAATCGGCTTATTACCTACCAGCCTACCACGCCTCACTAACAATTCTTTAAGCGTTTTCTCGTCTATCTCTCCCCAAGTAACCCAATCCTTCACTACAGCTAACATTCCTTCAATAGAAGGATTCTTAGGATAGATTACGGCCGTATACTTCCTAGTTAATCTAAGCTTCCTTAGAGTCTCAGCAACATCTGGAGAGACTCCGCTAAGACCTCTCAGCCTGATTATCACGTATAGCGTGCTCATCAAGAACTACCCCTAACCCAGTCATACGAGGTTACAAACTTGTAAGTCTTTCTTAAAGCGTCGAATGCCGCGTAAGCAAAGTTTATAGTAGTTCTTGTCTCGCCCTTAGACCAAGACCACACGTCCCTTATCCCTGCATACCTTAAGATAACCTTAGCTACATCACCCGCGACGAGTCCGGTGCCCTTTGGCGCAGGAGCTAACATTATCCTGACAGACCCACTCTTACCTTCTATCTTGAACGGCACGCTATGAGGGTCTGTACAAGAACACACCCAACTCCCACAACCTCTCCTCACAGGCGTTATGTTTAGCTTAGCTTCTCTAATAGCCTTATCTATCGCTTGTCTTATCTGTTTAGCTTTACCAACTCCTAAGCCTATGTACCCGTCGAAATTACCTAAAACTACGACAACCCTAAACTTACTTACTTCGCCGGCGTCAGTCTGTTTCTGAACTATGGCTACGTCGAGAACTTCGTGCTTGAGGTTAGGTAGCAGATAATCAACAATCTCAGGCTCTCTGATTGTAAGGTTCTGATCAAATATTTCTTTGATACTCGATATCCTGCCTTCCTTAACCATCTTACCTAATTTAGTCTTCGGGATCCACTCACTTAAAGCTTCGCTCATGTCTCTTCACCTGAAGAAAGGACCTTTAGTATCTTCTCACGTACTTCTTTAAAGTGTTGAGGTAGGTTACGGGGGTCAAGACCTCTCTTAATGTATTCTCCAAAATACCTCCTGAACAAGTCTTCGTTCTCAAAAGAGAGTTTTCTAGCATACTCTGCTATGTGCTGACCTTCAATCCTTTCTTGAGAAGGCACAACTTCCTCAGATACCGGGACTTTAACACCAGCATCTAGCAGGCCCTTTATGGCAGCAAACACGCGAGCACCTTTTGACGCTTTATGAAGTCCTATATCAGGGATTACTTCATCCACGTTCTTCTTAACAGCTAAAACCCCAGCTAGCAATCCAGTCAAGTAAGCTGCTGGCGTGTTATTCAAGTCTCCTAACCATCCATACTTACGCAGAGACTTGCTACTCACCCCTACTATAACCTCATCCCCGTTTACAGAAAACTTCATTATCTGAACTATTATTTGTGTGTTGGTTTTCCTTATGACTGCTCTTACTAATCTTCCTGACTTTATCATCCTGTAGCGCTTATAATAGTTTGTCTTACCTTCTCTTCTCCTCCTGTAAGGAACCTTATATGTCGGTCCGCGAGCCAACCTCACCTCACCTTTATACCTAACTCAGTTAAGTGCCTCTTAAGGTCTGAGAGGTTTCTAAACATCCCTCCCTTAACTCGAGAGTATAAAACTCTGTATGTTTTTCTATCAATTACTTCCTCATCTCTTAACCACCTCAAGTACCTTCTGAGCTTCCTAGCAGTATAGACATAGATTTCTTCTGTATCGCTTCTAGACTTCCTACTACCTTTTCTCTTTCCATACCCTCTCCTATGACCCCTCTTCCTCTTTTCGTGTAGCTCCTTCCACCTACCCCTAGAATTCCCTTTGGCTTGCTCAGCCCAGATGACGCCGTTCTCTATCAACTTCCTAATATCTTCTTTAGTCAGCGCCGACTCTACGTCTTCTATTCTCGTAGGGTCTATCCTGACTCTAGACACACCGACCTTCAGAATCTCGGCTGCTAACCTCTTCTGCAAACTTAAATCACTCATTGCTTCACACCCTCATTTGCTACTAAGATACCTAACTCTCTTGCTTTATTGATTATTTCAGCTCTCTTACGCTTGCCTACCGTCCTGCCTACGTACACTATCACTTCTGAAGGATTTAAAGACTCAAGCTCTTTAACGTTATGCACTACTACCGGCCTCAGACCTGATGGGTGAAGTCCTCTTATCTCTCTAGGAGTGCCGAACCCGGACGAAGGCCTCGGAGGCACCCCCTTAAGTCTCAACCGCATAGGATTATCTATTCCTTTAGGTCTCCTCCACTTCAAATCATTAACGAATTTCCAGAACTTCCACCACTGATGTCTTAAGAACCTAATCCTCCGCTTACTCTTTATTAGCCTTAACTTCCTACTAGTACTGCTCAAATTTCACCACCTTCCATGAACTCTTTCCTGTATATGTATATGCCATCAGCAAACACACGCCTATCAAGCCCTCTAATTTTAGTTGCTTGCTCTATATTAGCGGCAGTCTGACTAACTTCTTCCAAGTTAATACCCTCAACTATTATGTCGCTTTTCTGAACTTTGACTTTTACATCACCGATTATTCTAGCTACTCTAGGACTTCTTTCACCTATGAAGTTCTCGATAAGCACCTTATCTTTTTCGACCTTAACGCTTATGGGGAAGTGTGAGTATACTATCCTCAACCAATACCTGAAACCCTTAGTCACTCCGAGAATCATGTTCTTTATGTGTGCT
This region includes:
- a CDS encoding 50S ribosomal protein L34e; this translates as MSGASVRSRSLRRVWRRTPGGRTVVHYRRSKSHVAVCGICGSRLGGIPESTNVLKKTTKSSKRPERLFGGVLCPSCLSLALRLSVRSS
- a CDS encoding adenylate kinase, with product MAGKLRVVVVVGVAGVGKSTVLSHARRVLEDEGYAVETLNYGDFMLKYVVEKGICRSRDEIRSLPLSEQRRVQSLVAKEMREYIDSLPLKYSERDVVVFVDTHAVIKTATGFWPGLPEYVIKELRPDTIVVVEADPQSIIQRQSKDSSRYRKDYSDVELVKEVMSFIRMFSVASATLVGASVNIVRNEEGRADEAGRSLAELVKGL
- the secY gene encoding preprotein translocase subunit SecY; translated protein: MGALSWLARIGEYVPSTPKPARKPELGRRLLYTFLVLLAFYIMSSTYAFPLSAYPHLQGIQLPTLINVIFASQSGSLTQLGIGPLVTAGLIIQILVGAKLIDLDLTDPEDRKLFTQSQKGLALLIAIVEGLGFALYYRLNMFLTAALFLQFLAGALILMVLDEAMQKGYGIGSGVSLFILAGIARTILWSIFAPVIISGTNQYYGIIPYMISVLQGGALDINRLVFGIIVTSSGNLTAPSLLGLIAFFVLVIVIVYLQDMKVNIPITSHRMPGVKSGMPLQFLYVSNIPILLVGILFSDMILFYRLASSYLAGIPWLVDAFSTAVHYLNPPSTMLEIIVDPVRVSIYAVLLVTLAVLFGLMWVEVAGLNPSAQAENLAKSGLLIPGHRSNPKAFEVVLSKYIYPLAILSSIIVALITLVADIFGVYSSGMGILLAVGILQQFYAQITYERALEAYPLLKRLLGE
- a CDS encoding uL15 family ribosomal protein; its protein translation is MVVRKEKKSRKMRGSRTHGYGRVGQHRKAGSRGGRGAAGLHKHKWTWVVKYHPDWFGKHGFKNPNPTIEKEEIRAINLRELSEKVEELIRGGMLKLENNLVVVNLEELGYNKLLGEGNLTRPMKITAPRATKAAIEKVKKAGGDVIVATPSK
- a CDS encoding 50S ribosomal protein L30; amino-acid sequence: MSTLYVIIRLRGLSGVSPDVAETLRKLRLTRKYTAVIYPKNPSIEGMLAVVKDWVTWGEIDEKTLKELLVRRGRLVGNKPITEEFIKEKFSMNIDNFVKALIEGKLQLHKLDDFIKPVFRLHPPKGGFKKSTRKPLGSDGELGYRGSEINKLLLRMM
- a CDS encoding 30S ribosomal protein S5 is translated as MSEALSEWIPKTKLGKMVKEGRISSIKEIFDQNLTIREPEIVDYLLPNLKHEVLDVAIVQKQTDAGEVSKFRVVVVLGNFDGYIGLGVGKAKQIRQAIDKAIREAKLNITPVRRGCGSWVCSCTDPHSVPFKIEGKSGSVRIMLAPAPKGTGLVAGDVAKVILRYAGIRDVWSWSKGETRTTINFAYAAFDALRKTYKFVTSYDWVRGSS
- a CDS encoding 50S ribosomal protein L18, with amino-acid sequence MARGPTYKVPYRRRREGKTNYYKRYRMIKSGRLVRAVIRKTNTQIIVQIMKFSVNGDEVIVGVSSKSLRKYGWLGDLNNTPAAYLTGLLAGVLAVKKNVDEVIPDIGLHKASKGARVFAAIKGLLDAGVKVPVSEEVVPSQERIEGQHIAEYARKLSFENEDLFRRYFGEYIKRGLDPRNLPQHFKEVREKILKVLSSGEET
- a CDS encoding 50S ribosomal protein L19e; the protein is MSDLSLQKRLAAEILKVGVSRVRIDPTRIEDVESALTKEDIRKLIENGVIWAEQAKGNSRGRWKELHEKRKRGHRRGYGKRKGSRKSRSDTEEIYVYTARKLRRYLRWLRDEEVIDRKTYRVLYSRVKGGMFRNLSDLKRHLTELGIKVR
- a CDS encoding 50S ribosomal protein L32e, which encodes MSSTSRKLRLIKSKRRIRFLRHQWWKFWKFVNDLKWRRPKGIDNPMRLRLKGVPPRPSSGFGTPREIRGLHPSGLRPVVVHNVKELESLNPSEVIVYVGRTVGKRKRAEIINKARELGILVANEGVKQ
- a CDS encoding 50S ribosomal protein L6 — its product is MVRAVVVKDHVDVPDGVTVVVDGRKVVVKGPKGEITRDFSFAENVRISVEDKKVVVSTFFARRKDVAQVYAISAHIKNMILGVTKGFRYWLRIVYSHFPISVKVEKDKVLIENFIGERSPRVARIIGDVKVKVQKSDIIVEGINLEEVSQTAANIEQATKIRGLDRRVFADGIYIYRKEFMEGGEI